TTCCGTGAATGCCTCCGGTGACTTCGCCGGCAGCGAAGAGACCTTCGATGACTTCGCCGTCTTCATTTAAGACTTGGGCAGCGGCATTTATTTGGAGGCCACCCATGGTGTGGTGAACGGTCGGTTTGCGGGCAGCCGCGTAAAATGGTGCGATATCTATTTTGTTGTCAAATAAGGTACGGCCAAAGGGATCTTCGATGGTGCCGTCAACGGCTTGGTTGAATTCATCCACTGTTGCCACTAAGTTAGCCGGATCGACCCCTATTAATTCTGCCAATTCTTCTAGGGTGTCAGCTTCATAAGCGCGACCAGCGGCTACTAACTCGTCAATGGTTTCATTGAAATTGTTGCGTGTATCCCCTGTTGGGTATGAATGTTGGTCGACGATGGTCCACATCAAGGCATCTTCTTGTTCAAATAACGCTTTGGTCATGACGTCACGGCGTTCGCCTTCGTTGACGAAGCGTAGACCGTCAGAATTCACAAAAATACGGTCTTGAACGCCTTGTTCAATATTACCGGATAAACTACCCGTTTCAGGGTCACCCATGGGTAATAATTGGATATCGCTCATGCCGACTAAAGAGGCATTGACTTGTTGTCCCAATTCAATCCCATCACCTGTTGCGCCGGTATGATTGGTTGTTTTAATGTCAGCTAAGGACGGCCAGTTTTCATTGAATTCTTCGCGCATTTCTTCATTGGCGGCAAAACCACCGGTCGCAATAACAACGGCACTGGCTCTTAATTCAACCTTTTCCCCGTTGCTTTCAACGATAACGCCGACTACTTTTCCGTCTTCAACTATCAGGTCAGTCGCTTTGGTATTTAAGAAATATTGCATGTCATCCGCATTTTCATCGAAATAGTTGCTAAAGGCATTAATATATCCTGTTCCTAGCGGTTCTGATGGTTGATGGGCACGGGTCCATAAGCCACCTAAAACGGTAAACATATAGTCGTTGAATTCCATCCCTAAAGATTCCATCCATTCAATCCCTTCATAGGCTTGGTCACCTAATTGGTCGACTAAAACAGGGTCAGCGGTTTTATCCCCACCATTGTATGTTTGTAACTTATGTAAAGAGGGTGAATCAAATAAATAGGTTGCTCCAGAAGCTTTGTAGGCTTCCCATTCTTCGGCTAAGGTTGCTTGCCAAGATTGAACGAGTTCGTCGGCTTGTTCCTCAGCAATAATGGTTTCGACGGTTTCACGCTCAAGGTCCGTCATTTCGATTGATTCTTGGCGACCTGGGTCGGCAGCATTATAAGCGGCACCTGAAAGAATGGTGTTACCACCTAAACGTGGCATTTTCTCAACTAAGATAACTTTAGCCCCATTTTGATGGGCACTAACGGCAGCGGCTAACCCAGATCCACCGCCACCAATAACAATGACATCGGTTGTTTGGCTTTGGATGGTCTCAACTTCTTCAACTGTCTCTGCTTCTTTTTCCTTTAAAGCATCAACATCGGCACCAGCGGCTTCTAACGCTAGGGCTAAAGCTGCTAAAAAGCCGCTTGAAGAGCCTGTTGCACCCGAAACCACATCAACATTTAAGGTTTGTCCTTGAATGACTCGATCAATTAAGGTTGTGATGGCTTCATCACCAATACCTGGGGTTTCATCGGCTGCATCGGCTTCGATGGATACAATCCGATCGTCCGTTACCGTAACGGTCACCGTTACATCCCCACCATAACCCCCGCTCGTTGCTTCATACGTTCCAGCCATATACTCTTGGGCTGCGACCTTGGAAAGTGTGGGTACAAATAGTCCTAAAACCATGACAAACAGCATCAAAACTTTTAGCGTCTTGCCAATCGTTTTACACATTCAATCTCCTCCTTGTGAAATATCTCATAAACTAATCATAAATGATTTTTATTCGACTTTCAATAGTTTTTGTGTTTTATTTCACATATTTTTGGTGTAATCGTTTTAAATTAATCGATTCTTCCTAATATATAAACATCCCCCTTTAAATAAATATTTCACTATGTCGGCTGGTTGCGCTTTCTGCCCTAGCAGTGATATTTATTAAAAATGAATGTGTTTTTCAAAAGGGTTTTCCTATATAATAGGTTTATGTACACGGAATGGGAGTTGAGAGTGTGAATAAGATTAACAAAGTCCTAGTCGCTAACCGCGGGGAAATTGCCATTCGCATCATGCGCGCGTGCCATGAGCTCGGAATTAAAACTGTCGGTATTTATTCAAAAGAAGATATTGGTACGTTGCACCGTCAAAAGGCGAACGAATCTTATTTGGTTGGGGAGGACAAGAGCCCGACGCAGGCTTATTTAGACATCGAAGAAATTCTGGCGTTAGCTAAGGATAAAGATGTTGATGCGATTCACCCTGGCTATGGTTTTTTAAGTGAAAATGAAACCTTTGCGCAGCGTTGTGCTGAAGAAGGGATTATTTTTATTGGGCCGGAACTGCAACATTTAGGCATGTTTGGTAATAAAACGCGTGCTCGTGAAACGGCTATTAGTGCGGGTTTAAAGGTCATCCCGGGTAGTGAAGGTGTGATTGACTCGGTTGATGAGGTGTATGCTTTTGGACAAGAACATGGTTACCCGCTGATTGTGAAAGCCGTGAGTGGCGGTGGCGGGAAAGGAATGCGGATTGTCCATGATGAATCTCAAGCGCAAGATGCCTATGACCGGACCAAATCGGAGGCCATGAACTCGTTTGGGAATGATCATTTATACCTTGAAAAATACATTGACCACCCTAAACATATTGAGGTGCAAATTTTGGGTGACCAATTTGGCAACATTGTACATTTGCATGAGCGGGATTGTTCGGTGCAACGGCGCCATCAAAAAGTGGTCGAAGTAGCACCGGCCTATCATTTGTCGCAAACTATGCGTGACCGTTTGAGTGCAGCAGCCCTGCAATTGATGAATCATGTGGGCTATGTGAATGCTGGAACGGTTGAGTTTCTGGTTTCGGGCGATGACTTTTACTTTATTGAAGTCAATCCGCGGGTTCAAGTGGAACATACTATCACGGAAGCCATTACGGGAATTGATATTGTTAAAACGCAAATTCTCATTGCCGATGGCGAATCGTTGTTTGGCGAAGCCATTCATATGCCGGCACAAGACGCGATTGAGGTTCAAGGTTTTGCGATACAGTCGCGGATTACAACCGAGGATCCGATGAATGATTTTGCACCCGATACGGGCAAGATTAGTGGTTACCAATCTCCCGGAGGTCCTGGTATTCGTTTAGACGCCGGCGATGCCTTCCGTGGCTCGGTGATTTCGCCTTATTACGACTCTTTGTTAGTGAAAATTACTGCTAGCGGCACTACGATTGACGAAACAATTTCGAAAATGTCACGAGCTTTGGACGAAATCCGTGTGGTGGGTGTGACCACCAATATTTCTTTTTTAAAAAATATCATTTTACATCCGATGTTTTATACGGGGGATTATGACACCACCTTTATCCAGGATTTCCCTGAACTGTTCGACTTTGTGCCCCCTCGCAATCGCGGTACGAAAATCTTGCGCTACATCGCCGACGTGACGGTTAATGGTTTTCCTGGGATTGATGTGAAAGAAAAACCTAAATTCGAAAGCCGTACAACCCCTAAAATAAATATCACCCAAGCTGTGTTGGGGGTTGAAAAGCCAACCTTTAAACATTTATTAGATGCGGAAGGTCCTGAAGCGGTTGTTCAAGCCGTCTTAAATAGTGACCATACCTTATTAACAGATACAACCTTACGCGATGCCCATCAATCCTTGTTAACGACACGTTTGCGGACGGATGATATGGTTCGGATTGCGCCTTATATGAATCGGACGTTGCGTGATTATTTCTCACTGGAAATGTGGGGTGGCGCCACCTTTGATGTGGCTTACAATTTTTTACGTGAAAGTCCTTGGCATCGTTTAAGGGAATTGCGTGCCTTGATTCCGGATATTCCTTTCCAAATGTTGTTGCGGGCATCGAATGCGGTTGGCTATAAAAATTATGCGGATAATGTGTTGAGTCAGTTTATTCAAACGAGTGCAGAAGCTGGGATTGATGTTTTCCGAATCTTTGATTCTTTGAACTGGATGGAAACCATGAAGTTACCTATAGAAGAAGCACTTAAAACCGGTAAAATTGTCGAAGGGGCTTTGTGCTATACCGGAGATATTCTCAATCCGCAGCGTTCAGAGATATTTACTTTGGATTATTATGTGAAGTTAGCTAAAGAAATTCAGGCGCAGGGCGTGCATTTCTTGGGCATCAAGGATATGTCGGGGATTTTGAAACCTGAGGCGGCCTATATGCTGGTGAAAGCACTGAAGGAAGAGATTGATATTCCGATTCATTTGCATACGCATGATACGAGCAGCAATGGTTTAGCGACCTATTCGCGGGCGATTGATGCGGGCGTGGATGTGGTTGATACGGCTAACGCCGGTCTGGCGGGTCAAAATTCGCAACCGGATGCGAATGCTTTGTATTACAGTCGCCAAGGTAAAGAGCGTAATGTGGTGGTTAATTTGGATGCCAATGATCAGATGGCTGAGTATTGGAAGGTGACGCGTTCGTATTATGCGCCCTTTGAGTCTGATTTGAAGACAGCCTTTACGCAAGTTTATGACTATGAAGTGCCGGGTGGTCAGTACAGTAATTTGCGGGCGCAAGCTAATTCCTTAGGCTTGGGTGGGCGTTTTGGTGAAGTGATGGACATGTACAAAACGGTCAACAAGCTATTAGGTGATATAGTGAAGGTGACGCCTTCTTCGAAAGTGGTTGGCGATATGGCTTTGTTTATGGTGCAAAATGATTTGGATGAAGTGAATGTGTATGAGCGTGGGAATGAGGTCGATTTCCCTGAATCGGTTATTTCTTTCTTCCAAGGACAGATTGGGCAGCCAGTTGGTGGCATGAATGTGGCGCTGCGGGATGTTGTGTTGAAAGGGCGCGATTATATTACGGATCGGCCGGGTAAATATATTGAGCCTTATGATTTTGATGCGGCGCGTGACGAATTGTGTGTCTTAATGCCTGAGCGTGAGATTAGTGATGAGGGCTTGTTGAGTTATGCTTTGTATCCTAAGGTTTATACGGATTATTTACGTTTCTTTGAGGAATACAACAAGATTCAAGTGATTGATACAGCCACCTTCTTTTATGGTTTGGAGCCTAATGAGCAGGTGGTGGTGGATTTGGAGCCTGGTAAGTCTCTATTAATTGAGTTAACGAGCGTGGGGCCTTTACGTGGTGGTGGCTTACGGACGGTCTATTTCGATTTAAATGGTTTACCTTATGAAGTAGAAGTTCAGGATCGCAATGTTGAGGGTACGGTGATGGTACGCAAAAAAGCGGACAAGACGAATCCTAAACATATTGGTGCTTCTATGCCGGGTACGGTGGTGAAGGTGATGGTGAGTGAAGGCGAGCGTGTGAGCCAGAATCAAACGTTAATGGTTACTGAGGCGATGAAGATGGAGGCGGCTATTCAAGCGCCGCGTGCTGGGGTTGTGAAGAAGCTTTATGTCAATGAAGCCGATCAGGTTAAAGGCAATGATTTGTTGATTGAGTTTGAATAGGGGTGTTGCATAAATTCGACCGTAAGGCGCTACAAAAATTCGACCGTTTTTAATG
This window of the Fundicoccus culcitae genome carries:
- a CDS encoding flavocytochrome c, with translation MCKTIGKTLKVLMLFVMVLGLFVPTLSKVAAQEYMAGTYEATSGGYGGDVTVTVTVTDDRIVSIEADAADETPGIGDEAITTLIDRVIQGQTLNVDVVSGATGSSSGFLAALALALEAAGADVDALKEKEAETVEEVETIQSQTTDVIVIGGGGSGLAAAVSAHQNGAKVILVEKMPRLGGNTILSGAAYNAADPGRQESIEMTDLERETVETIIAEEQADELVQSWQATLAEEWEAYKASGATYLFDSPSLHKLQTYNGGDKTADPVLVDQLGDQAYEGIEWMESLGMEFNDYMFTVLGGLWTRAHQPSEPLGTGYINAFSNYFDENADDMQYFLNTKATDLIVEDGKVVGVIVESNGEKVELRASAVVIATGGFAANEEMREEFNENWPSLADIKTTNHTGATGDGIELGQQVNASLVGMSDIQLLPMGDPETGSLSGNIEQGVQDRIFVNSDGLRFVNEGERRDVMTKALFEQEDALMWTIVDQHSYPTGDTRNNFNETIDELVAAGRAYEADTLEELAELIGVDPANLVATVDEFNQAVDGTIEDPFGRTLFDNKIDIAPFYAAARKPTVHHTMGGLQINAAAQVLNEDGEVIEGLFAAGEVTGGIHGTNRLGGNALADIVVYGRIAGANAATSLTAE
- a CDS encoding pyruvate carboxylase, with protein sequence MNKVLVANRGEIAIRIMRACHELGIKTVGIYSKEDIGTLHRQKANESYLVGEDKSPTQAYLDIEEILALAKDKDVDAIHPGYGFLSENETFAQRCAEEGIIFIGPELQHLGMFGNKTRARETAISAGLKVIPGSEGVIDSVDEVYAFGQEHGYPLIVKAVSGGGGKGMRIVHDESQAQDAYDRTKSEAMNSFGNDHLYLEKYIDHPKHIEVQILGDQFGNIVHLHERDCSVQRRHQKVVEVAPAYHLSQTMRDRLSAAALQLMNHVGYVNAGTVEFLVSGDDFYFIEVNPRVQVEHTITEAITGIDIVKTQILIADGESLFGEAIHMPAQDAIEVQGFAIQSRITTEDPMNDFAPDTGKISGYQSPGGPGIRLDAGDAFRGSVISPYYDSLLVKITASGTTIDETISKMSRALDEIRVVGVTTNISFLKNIILHPMFYTGDYDTTFIQDFPELFDFVPPRNRGTKILRYIADVTVNGFPGIDVKEKPKFESRTTPKINITQAVLGVEKPTFKHLLDAEGPEAVVQAVLNSDHTLLTDTTLRDAHQSLLTTRLRTDDMVRIAPYMNRTLRDYFSLEMWGGATFDVAYNFLRESPWHRLRELRALIPDIPFQMLLRASNAVGYKNYADNVLSQFIQTSAEAGIDVFRIFDSLNWMETMKLPIEEALKTGKIVEGALCYTGDILNPQRSEIFTLDYYVKLAKEIQAQGVHFLGIKDMSGILKPEAAYMLVKALKEEIDIPIHLHTHDTSSNGLATYSRAIDAGVDVVDTANAGLAGQNSQPDANALYYSRQGKERNVVVNLDANDQMAEYWKVTRSYYAPFESDLKTAFTQVYDYEVPGGQYSNLRAQANSLGLGGRFGEVMDMYKTVNKLLGDIVKVTPSSKVVGDMALFMVQNDLDEVNVYERGNEVDFPESVISFFQGQIGQPVGGMNVALRDVVLKGRDYITDRPGKYIEPYDFDAARDELCVLMPEREISDEGLLSYALYPKVYTDYLRFFEEYNKIQVIDTATFFYGLEPNEQVVVDLEPGKSLLIELTSVGPLRGGGLRTVYFDLNGLPYEVEVQDRNVEGTVMVRKKADKTNPKHIGASMPGTVVKVMVSEGERVSQNQTLMVTEAMKMEAAIQAPRAGVVKKLYVNEADQVKGNDLLIEFE